ACACACTGCTTGAAGACCATGGCTTGAGTGTTTCAAAGATCAGTGCGAAAATTTTGGATGAACTAAAAGGTTCTCATTAAAGACTTCAAGGAAGTCTTTTTTATTGGACATAATAAATAATCACCCCATTTGCTTGACGTTGTTTTTATAATTTGATAATCTAGTATTAGAAACTAGGTGATTGAATATGAACTACGAAGCATGGATTCATGAAATTAAAGATTTTACATTACCACGATACAGTGAACTTCCTGAGATACCACTGTATTTGGACCAAGTGTTGGAATATGTAAATTCAAAACTCATGCCCATCTTTCGATATGAAAAATATGAAATTACTGGGTCTATGATCAATAACTATGTGAAGCACAAAATGATGTCTGCACCCATTAAGAAACGGTATTCAAGAAATCATATTGCCTATATTATGACGATTACGATTCTTAAGCAAATCAACAGCATACCCAGCATTTCTCAAGGGATTAAAGCCGTACGCAGTGAGTTTGGAAGTGGGGATGCGTATGATATATTCATTGGGTTTGTTGAAGAGGGAATTCGGCATATATTAGCGCAGACATACGATAATACCTCCATTTATTTAGGTGAGGAAAAAATAGTTTCGACACTTGTACCAATGAAAGCAGCGTGTATCGCATTCGCTGCGAAAATCGTTGCAGAACATGCACTGGAAAGTCTTATGGAGGAAAAAAACAATGACCAATGAAAAAATCGCAATTCTTGTCGACTCAGGATCCGATATCAGTGAAAAGCTCAAAGAAGGAATGGATGTTTACAGCCTGCCACTTCGTGTCACCATCGATAATAATTCCTATACCGATGGACTTGATATTACATCAAAACAAGTCTATCAAGCACTGGATACTTCTAAAGTAACCTCTTCCTTACCCAGTGGGGAAGACATTGAACGGCAACTTCATGAACTTAAAGAACAAGGGTATACCCATATTATCGCTATTTTAATCTCAAGTGGATTAAGTGGTACCTATAATGTAGTTCGTCTTTTATCCGAAAAAGAAGTAGGCCTTACCGTTGCGGTTTATGATACCAAAAACATTAGCTTAGGATGTGGATTTATCGCCCTTGAAACAGCACGTTATGTGAAAGAAGGTCACAGTTTTGATGAAGCTTTGGCTTTTGTTGATGATGCGCTAAAACGCGGAAAAGTATACTTCACAGTTGGAAATCTTGAGTACCTTCAACGTGGGGGTCGCATAGGACTTGTTGCGGGAACGGTTGCGAATGTCCTAAATATTAAACCGGTAATTTCATGTAATGAAGACGGTATTTATTACACCATTACAAAAGTGAGAGGCTTTAAACGAAGCATTCAAAAGATGATTGATGTCGCAGCCCATGATCTCGGTGATTCAAAACACTATCGTGTCACCTTAATCAATGCAGACACATCTGAAAATCTTGAAGCAATTCTTAACTACGCCAAAGAACGCTTCCCGTATGCGACATCGGTTGAATTTACCGACTTGTCCCCAACGCTTGGCATCCATACAGGACCTGAAGCCGTAGGCATTGGAACCTATCGATTTGATTAATTGCTGTAAAGCCACAGATCTTGTGTGGCCTTACAGTTTTTTTTATGCCTTCGATTCCCTTTGTCATTTGAAAAAAAGTTGTGATTTGTATCAATGTTTCTTATAATAAAGGAGCAATGAACTAAAATGAATAAGGAGTGTATGTATGACTGTGTTTAGTACCCTTACACCACTTGCCCTAATTGCAATTGTGATTGTCGGTGTATTATGTATTTTTTATGCTGTATTGATTCATGGGAAAGATCCCTACCATAAGATTTTAAGAAAAGTAGGGTTTAATGAGACGCAGGTTCACATTGGGAATGTATGCTTTAACTATGCACAAGGACCTAACCATGGGCCAGCTTTATTGTTATTGCATGCTCAGCATATGGATTGGTATTCTTACAGTCGGGTGCTTCCAGAACTATCAAAGTCCTTTCATATCTATGTCCTTGATTATCATGGACATGGAAAGACACATGCACCCGTTGCATCCATGAATGCCAATCAGATGGGTGAAGACATCGCACAGTTTATTGAAACAGTCATTCAAGAACCGGTCTTTATTTCAGGAAACTCTTCGGGAGGGATCTTAACTGCATGGCTTGCAGCGAATAAGCCAATGTATGTCAAAGCGATTGTTCTTGAAGACCCAGCGCTTTTATCCAGTGAATACCCACGGGTGTTAAATACCATTGCAGATCGATCCTTTGCAATCTGTGATCAATTTATTAAGGATAACGAAGAAGACTTTTTAATCTATTGGATTGGGAAATGTCGTGACTTTTTTAAACGGTATGTTGGCGTTGATGTCGGTCCGATGCTTCAATTCATGGTACGCCTTTATCGCCATTATCATGAAGGACAACCCGTTGAAATCATCTTTTTACCGACAACGGTTCGTCTTATGATGCGGGGGATGGATTACTATGATCCCCACTTTGGCCAAGGGTTTCACGTCGGTTCTTGGAACAAAGACTTTGATCACAAAGACGCACTAAGACGCATTAAAGCACCCACGCTTTTACTTCATGCTAACTATGAAATAACTGAGGAAGGTGTCTTAAATGGGGCCCTTGATCAAGACGATGTGGCGATGATTCAACCCTGCGTTCCAAACATTCACACCAAACGCATTGACTCAAATCATGTGATTCATTTGGATCATCCAGATACATACATTCAAAATCTTAAGGATTTCTTTTTGAATCAACCCTAAAAAAATGCACCATACCGGTGCATTTAGTCTGTATTGAGGGTAAAGCGATAAACTTCAAAGGATCGGACATCGGGAATTGAATTGGTGAATTCAATTACTGAATGTTCACTGATAACTGCTTGGTATTCTTGCTCATCCAGGACGATTTGGTTTTCCTCTTGCAGCACAGGGAAACCCGTGTAGGAAAGTCCATTTGGGGACAGGAAGTTCGAGAAGTCATACTCACTGAGACTGATTTTCTCAAATCTAAAGATAACATTGGATTCGCTGATTTCTTGTCCAAGATAGTTCACTTCGTTTGGAAGAAAACTGAATGCATCCGTTTTAGGATCATAAATGATGGTTTCATGGTCGATGTTGATAAAGCTTGAGTAAATCAGTTCGACACTTTCAATCCCCGTATCTAAAATAGATCCTGTGTCAAAATGGACAGTGACTTGATGTGCGTCATTGTAAGTGGTTGAAGTAGGAGAATTGATGATTTCTCCTGAGGTTGTAATGAGTCGTACTTTCATTGTGACCAATTTCATCGATTCAATGGGTTCAACATGCACCATGAGTTGTGATTTAATCCCTCCAAAGGTAAAGGACTCAAGGGTAATGGTCCCAGATGGTTCATGGATGGTTTGATTGAGTTCAATCTGTTGGGGTGTTACCTTCTTTGAACCATCAACTTCAATGGATAGGGTGGTTGCGTTTGGTTGAGTAATGTGAATGATGTCTTTGTCCACAATGTCTCGATCAAAGGACAGTATGGTTAGATTTGAATCTGTTGCCTCACCAAAAATTAGAGTACTTGGATTTTTATTCTGCGCATCTGTTACCACAATATCCACACCCAGTAGGTTTGAGCGATCCGTTTTGAATATGATGGTATTTGAATCAACGATCATGGTTTCAATCAGGAGTTTTTTACCCTCATGGTGTAAGGTTGTGTTGATGGGTTGGTATTTGTTTGCGTCAATAGCCTGTTGGACTGTGTCATCAATAAATCGAAAGGCAAGGGCAATTTCTTTAAGGGGTGTGTCCAGTGCAAAGATATAAAATGATTTTGATACATTTACAAGGAGTAAAAAACCAAGGGTTAACACACCCAGTGTTCCCACACTCAATTTTAGGATGTGTTTGAAGCGATGGGGGTGGGTCATTGCATCAATTTGATCGTGTAATGCTTGGGATGCTTTTACGTTTTGGGTTGTTTTAATCCAGTCTTTGAATTGTTGATTGTTTTTCATTGGGGTTCCTCCAATTCTACTCTTAGGATTTCAAGTCCTTTTTTTACGCGTGACTTAAGGGTACTTTGTGGCACTTTCATAATTTTAGACAACTCAACATAGGACACTTCAAGGATGTAATGAAGCACGATGAGTTCTCTTATTTCTGTTGGAAGCGTGTCAAGTGCTTCATGAATATAGTGATAATCTTCAGGGTTTTGATCATTGGATCCTATGGTATCGTCATACTCGATATAATGTTGATGTTTCTTGAGATAATCTTTGCATACATTAATTTGGATGCGCGTTACATATGTTTTTAGATAGTCTGGATTGCGTAGACGAAATCTATTTTTATAGGCTTTGTAGATTGTCTCAGCGACAAGGTCCTCAACATCTGGATGGTTTCCAGTAATTCCAATCACAAT
This DNA window, taken from Erysipelothrix larvae, encodes the following:
- a CDS encoding RNA polymerase sigma factor; amino-acid sequence: MGTNEVFSESLHELSDYLKKIVIGITGNHPDVEDLVAETIYKAYKNRFRLRNPDYLKTYVTRIQINVCKDYLKKHQHYIEYDDTIGSNDQNPEDYHYIHEALDTLPTEIRELIVLHYILEVSYVELSKIMKVPQSTLKSRVKKGLEILRVELEEPQ
- a CDS encoding DegV family protein, coding for MTNEKIAILVDSGSDISEKLKEGMDVYSLPLRVTIDNNSYTDGLDITSKQVYQALDTSKVTSSLPSGEDIERQLHELKEQGYTHIIAILISSGLSGTYNVVRLLSEKEVGLTVAVYDTKNISLGCGFIALETARYVKEGHSFDEALAFVDDALKRGKVYFTVGNLEYLQRGGRIGLVAGTVANVLNIKPVISCNEDGIYYTITKVRGFKRSIQKMIDVAAHDLGDSKHYRVTLINADTSENLEAILNYAKERFPYATSVEFTDLSPTLGIHTGPEAVGIGTYRFD
- a CDS encoding DUF1836 domain-containing protein; amino-acid sequence: MNYEAWIHEIKDFTLPRYSELPEIPLYLDQVLEYVNSKLMPIFRYEKYEITGSMINNYVKHKMMSAPIKKRYSRNHIAYIMTITILKQINSIPSISQGIKAVRSEFGSGDAYDIFIGFVEEGIRHILAQTYDNTSIYLGEEKIVSTLVPMKAACIAFAAKIVAEHALESLMEEKNNDQ
- a CDS encoding alpha/beta fold hydrolase yields the protein MTVFSTLTPLALIAIVIVGVLCIFYAVLIHGKDPYHKILRKVGFNETQVHIGNVCFNYAQGPNHGPALLLLHAQHMDWYSYSRVLPELSKSFHIYVLDYHGHGKTHAPVASMNANQMGEDIAQFIETVIQEPVFISGNSSGGILTAWLAANKPMYVKAIVLEDPALLSSEYPRVLNTIADRSFAICDQFIKDNEEDFLIYWIGKCRDFFKRYVGVDVGPMLQFMVRLYRHYHEGQPVEIIFLPTTVRLMMRGMDYYDPHFGQGFHVGSWNKDFDHKDALRRIKAPTLLLHANYEITEEGVLNGALDQDDVAMIQPCVPNIHTKRIDSNHVIHLDHPDTYIQNLKDFFLNQP